The window AATTTCCGAGGTAGTCTCACGGGGATAAGCGTTGTGAGTGTCGGGCAAACGCAGAAGATATGGAGGAGCTTCCAAGCTCTTGGAGATATCGCCTTCGCTTTCTCGTTCTCTTTCATTCTCATCGAAATTCAggtacatgcatatatattcatgCTTCATCCCATTTACGACCCGGGAAGTCCTTATTTCAGAATATTTTCCAGAAAACAGCTCCTTGAGCTTTCCAAGATCTCTGCAAATGCAGGACACACTCAGGTCTCCACCATCGGAGGCAAAGACAATGAAGAAGGCAACCTTAATCAGTACAACAACGACAACGGTCTTCTACATGCTCTGCGGGTGCATGGGCTATGCAGCCTTTGGGGACCACGCCCCAGGAAATCTCCTCACTGGTTTCGGTTTCTACAACCCGTTCTGGCTCCTCGACATTGCAAATGCCGCCATTGTGGTCCACCTCGTCGGGGCCTACCAAGTCTTCTGCCAGCCCATCTACGCCTTCGTGGAGAAATGGGCTGCCCAGAAGTGGCCCGACAATGAGCTCCTATCCAAGGAGTTCAAACTCCAGATCCCGGGCTTCCTCCGCCCCTACAGCGTCAACATCTTCAAGCTCGTGTGGAGAACTGTTTTCGTTATCCTCACCACCGTGATCTCCATGTTGTTACCGTTTTTCAATGACATAGTAGGGATCCTCGGAGCGCTTGGGTTCTGGCCCCTTACCGTATACTACCCAGTCGAGATGTACATCACACAGAAGGAAATACCAAGATGGAGCTTCAGTTGGGTGTGCCTTGAGCTTCTCAGCATCGCATGCCTCATGGTTTCGGTGTTGGCTGCTGCTGGCTCTGTTGCTGGGGTTATGCTTGATCTCAGGGTTTATAAGCCGTTCGAGATGAGCTACTGAACACAGATAGGGGTTCGTTTTCGGTTTAAAAGCTGTAGATTCTTGTTATTTTCCCCAAAATCCCAGAAGTGTGAGGAGGTGAAGCTGTTTCTCGTTCTGTATTGAAGTCGGGTTCCGTCGTTCCAGAGATTATAATTAACCCAAGCATCAGTAAATAATGTGCAGTATTGACTATGACAGAGATGCGTACCGTCAAGTCCTTAGACAAGCAGTTCGTAGAAAGTAAACAATTTATCAAGCCTAACACAATTATTCTTTTGATCGTTTATCGTCGCAGTGAATGCCAATGTTGGCAAGATTTAACACAGGTTGCTCTGGCTGTACTGATGGCACGGCCCGGAACCATGGGCAGAACTACTGCTTCCTGAACCACAATGTGGCCTCACACCAAATAAATAAGAGCTGGCATTAAGTTCGAAATGTAGTTATGAATTGTGATATCCATCCAGAATGTGAATCTATGAGAGACCAACACGAGGTAGAAGAAGATCCAGCAGTAAAACAGAAATTTTTATCTGCTTAGGAATCAATCATATATCACAACAGATCTTCAAGTCTTCCTCCAAAAACAAATACAGGaggatacatatatatgtatattcaaataataaatgaagatATATATCACAAGCAAACAAAGGTACAGAACAGTGGCAAAATAGCTGGGAGCCCCTCCTTACTCGGAATGTGAAGATCTGAATAACAATCGGAACTCGATAGCTGCACTGGCTCGATGAGTCATTCGCCTTCGACCGACAGCCCAAAAGAATACGCAGGTCGTGAGAAAACCCCATATAGGGAGAAGCATGGAAGAAATCTTCTGCCGCCGGTGAAGGTTGCGTTTCATCACATCCCGAGTAAGCATTCACCGTTGTCACCTTACAGGGACAACTCTCCCCAAAAATCGGAATGGTAGCAAAATAAAGTAGCCCAAGCGGAGGTATTATTATATGccccaaaaaaatttcaaaagagcTCTTCTGAATTGAACTTGTTCCAAGCTTCCTGTGATAGAAGAGAACACAGGTTTCAATCGTATGTAGAAGGATATACTCCACAAGCAACCTAGGTTTTCTAGGTTTATTTGATGAAGATTTCTAGATTTCTCCATTTTCGCCACAACAAAAATTGCCGCCAGAACACGATGCAAGTTCATCAATATATGTTTTCACAACATATCCACTGCAGTTTTTCTCCAACAACGTTAGCAATATAAAGCATGTCATGAACTCGACAGAAGGATTCAAGAGCCCCTACTTTTTCACACCATTACTGATCTATAaccttccttttttattttattttaaatttataaccAATATTTTGTGATAGTACCTTAAGCAGGTCAAAGACCTTCTCAGCAATGTACTTCTGCTGAAGATTGGCACCTTTCTGCTGCACCTTATCGGGATGTATGCACAGAGTCGCCTTTCTGTAAACTTTTTTAACTGCTGCGCCGGTTATCAGATCAGTCAAAGAAACAGGTTGCCAACCACATTCAGGCCAGAGCACCTGATAGTCATTATAACCATTTTGAAAAACTAATCAGATAAAGCAACAGGAAGGAAGTAATGCcaataaatttgacttggaccCAAGTAACGTTCTTAATAAACCAGTTGGAGTTGCAGAAAGGAACACAAGAATGTGAGTGGAACAATCATATTGATCAGATAGTTTCATCTTTAACTTCTTCAGGTATACAATAGGTAACAATGATCTCAAAGGCATACCTCTTATCccataggaaaagaaaaaagtcttTTCATAGGCGAATAACAAGAGAAGCAAAAGGAGATGCCTAGAGTGTGACCATACATATTGCAAGGTTGAGAGAAGAGCGCGCAAGTTTCCCTCTTTGCCTGCTGCCCAACGCTTTATCTCAATGTCTAATGTTTCCGCAATTCTCTGAAAGCAATACATAAGAATAGTATTATATACAAGTTTAAggtcaaaataaataatacttgCAGGTCTTAGCCGGAAAGATATACTGACAGGAAGATGGATACAATAACAATCAGCATATTTAACTAACAAACCAGTTATTTATCCAAAAACAAAACTAGCAAACCAGTTAAACAGTCACAAATGAGATGAATAACCATTCAGCAGTTCAATGAGGAAATGGCATCTACAGTGAGGATGATGATACCAAATCTACTCTCAGTTTGATATACTGATAATACTTAATCTTCACTAACAAAATGAATAAGCTCCTTACATGTCTTTCTTCCTGTTCCCTCTGTGTCTGAAGGTCTCGCTGGTTCTTCTCAGCTAGTGCCTTTGCctatataaaacaaaaatatgcTTTACTTATACAGAAAATTTGGACAGACATAAAGTAGGAGGAAAAGGATGTACCAGCCATTTAGAGAAATCAAAAAGGAACATATATAcactatatatgtgtatatatttgtGTTCGTGCATGTGTACGTCCAATTGTGAACAGAGAAACTCACAGCTCGCTCCTGAGTCCTCTGATGGCGTTCCAATCTGGCTCTTCGTCTTTCCTCGGTCTCACCTTCAACTTCCTGGAATTCTCCAGACGGTGCAGCACCTTTTGCCCAGAGAGAGAAATGAAAGTTTCCAAAATGATCAGTAAAAATagcaaatgaaaataaatgtagACCACAAAAGTACAAGGATTTCAACTAAAACAATTACCACCAAAAATAGAGGTAAGATCATCAACAATATTTGCTGTTGAAGCAGCTTTCTTTATGTTCGATGTTGCTGTAGCAGATGTTTTCGCTGCCGCATGCCCTTGCCTCGTCTGGAACTGTCCATTGAATGCCGGGTCCTGCAGTTTATATTCCAGACATTTAGGAATGGAAACTGAAACAATCAACaactcaaaatattttaacagATGCTTACCGATGCACTTGCCCTAGGCCTCGGGGCCTGAGAACCCATGTTGAAAATGGAATCGAGATCATTTGCATTCTTCTGTTGACTTGCCCTTGCAGCTGCAGCAGCCTTTTCTCGGGCCTCCTTTGCAGCCCTTTCCCGAGCTTCTGCAGCAGCTCTCTCCACTGCAGCTCTTTCTGCCCGCACCCTTGCTTCTGCAGCCTTCTCACGCATTTCCCTGTCCCTCGCTTCAGCTGCAGCcctctcggctctttccttCGCCTCATTGGCCGCTCTCTCGCGGGCCTCAGCTTGGGCTCTCTGAACAGCAGCCCTCTCAGCACGTTCACGGGCGTCAGTTTGGGCCTTCCCAACAGCAGCCCTTTCTGCTTTAAGTAGGGCTTCAGCGGCCGCTCTCTCCCGTGCTTCCCTTGTGGCCCTCTCCACAGCTTGACGGGCCCTTTCCCTCTCAATTCTCCTCTGTTCTCTTTCCTGTTCCTCcctttccctctctttctcaaGTCTCCTCCGTTCCCTCTCTTCCTCATCCTTTTCTCTCTGCAACTGCTCACGCTCTAACCTCTCTTGTTTGTCCCTGAAAATGTCTTCCACACTCTCATCCTTTTCGAGCTGCACACTTTCTCTACTTCTTGCAGCCCTTGAATTCTCTCTTTCCCTCATTTCCTTTGCATGCCTGAACTTCGCTTCAGCTCTTTCCATTGCCTCCTTCATTGCTGCTGCTGAAGCTGCAGCATCAGAGTGCATATCCAGTTCCTCGGTTGAAAGACCATTTGTAAGATCATCAGAATTATTATTTCGACTCCTGCCCTTGGCAAAATCTTCAAGCTCATCAATGGATGAAGCAACTGAACTCCTATTTGCAGGAGGAACTGGCTTTGAACCTGTAAACTGTTGACTGGAACTTGGAAATTTACCATTTCTCGATCCAAACGAACTGCTCCCTGTCTTTGAAGGTCGTACTGGTCGAGGTGGAGGGGGCCTAGAAGGAGGCGGAGCTTTTGTTGGTTGAGTGAAAAGCGGAATCTCTGACACAGTAAGCCACACCTCATCAGAAGATCCCACATCATCAGCCTGAATATTTGCTTCAGTGGAAATCCCGTTTTCTTGAGATGGGTAGGAAGCAGAATGACTGGTAGATTGACGAGTACTGTTCGAGAATGTAGGCATGTTGAAAAATGTCGATTGAGATTCACGAGCTCTGTCTACATGTGTCGTCCCCCTTGAGTGAGTGCCAGCACTTCTAACAGAAAATCTATTACTATCACCAGAGCTGCCATCGGTCCTCAAAGGGCTCTCATCCTTAGCTCCATTAATCTTTTCGGTTGACAAGGAAGGCATAGATTTCCTGATACTGTCGAAGGGGTCCAAATCATCATTTGATCCCTTATTCATAGCAGACTGCTCATTGCTTCTTGCGCTTCCAGAATTACTGAGCTTACTAATTTCTTCTAATGGGTCAGTATAAAGCCCAGAAGATGAGGCGACATGGGGTGAAGTAGACCCTACTCCTGCAAAGGGATCGTCCatctttttatttgaattcATGGTAGGCCTTGAAGACCAATCAGACTCTTTTGTTTGCCTGTAAACAAAATGGTAAGCAAGAATGTTGAATTGGATGAGACTCAAATCATGTCTAGCCTGCCAATAAGCAGCACTGCAGTTAGttcattttattgaaatatccAAATCAACGAAACTTGGAAACGAGAATGTAAAGTGACGAGATATATGCCCACATTAAATAAGTTTTAGGAAGTAGGTGCTTGTTCAACGAAAGACGAGACTTCGCAAGAAGAAAGTCACACCAGGTCAAACAAAACCATACAACTTCTTGCTGGGTCAGGAATGGATAGCTTCTCAAAAATCCTCGAGTATACCTTCAGCATTTTTAACCTTGAACCTTTCAACTACATTTCATGCCGCACAAAAATTACTGCCTCCGATTCCTTGGTCCTTGTATCAGTTTAAACTGAAATGCAGTTTAATATAGCATTTTGCAATAATAGATACAGCAAGAGAACAGAATCTCATTTGAAGCAGAACAAGCGCAGAATCTCATTTCCAATTACCTTTGAGTAGACGAGCTACTTCCACTGAACCCAGGTAAAAGGTCATCGAAATCAGCATTCTTCGATCCCTTACCCTTGGAATAATCTTCCTTCTTTCCTAGACCGGCCACAAGATCATCGAATCGGCCACTGCCGCTCTCCTTCTTGGGTGCAAACACGTTCTCATAATTTACACTATTGGAGGTCTTCAGCCCGGGGACCCCATCGAATATATCGTCATCATAGACTGGCTTGTCGAAAACCGGCGGGCTCGAGTCGGCGTGGGCGGACGAATTGCCCCCTTTGCGAGCCTCCGGTTTCCTGAATATATCGCCGAATTCATCAAAAGCCTGGGACTTCTGATTGCCCCTGGCGCCGAATAAAGAATCAGGGTCGATTCCGTACGATCCGACCGAGGCGCGGGAGGAGGATCTAGGGTTGGAGGAGGAGGTTGCTCTGGAGCCGGCCATTGGGGCCGACTTGCCCTGGGGCTTGAAGCCGTAATCGGGCGGCAAGAGGCCTTCGAAGTCGTTCATGGCGGCCAGCTGTTGGAATCGGGTATTCCGGGCAGTTGGGGGGGCGCCGGAATTGGTATCAAGAAAGCAAAGTTGGCGCGATCTTGATCTAGCTACGCATTCATCTTCGACCTTGGTCGAGATTGAATTGAAGCCAAAATTGGGAGAAATTGGATGAGATTCAGACTCTGCGACCTGTTCTCCTTCTATTAGTTTGGTGTATGTAATGtattttcaagtttgaatTATCAAATTGTTTTTGTacggctctctctctctctctctctctctctctctctctctctctctctctctctctcttcttcttcctcctcctccttatgatctctctctcttcttacCCTTTCCCTTTAGTTTGTTTAttccattattatttttctctctctctttttctttttctttttttccaaacttttgcaatgggaaaagaaaattatagagaaaaaggaaaacttATTTGGTTTTGGGAAAATGACAGTAAATAACTAGAAAAttaaggttgcgtttggtttcatattaggattttaaaatcagattttgattttgattttgagtggaataaatgAGGCTcatcctttgactttgtatgagttatgttattttgttgtggaaaaaaatagtataaatAGGGCTcactctttgattttgtatgagttattttgttttgtagtgagtaaaattaaattagaattataattttaaaatactaTTCTAAAACTAAACAAGCCCTAAGATCAAATAAAGGGAATTCGATATAGTAACACATTGATTCTTGTCGGTTGGACTTACGGCATCCCTTTTATTGCTCTTTGAACTTTTATGTTTGTTTGTATCCACCTTTAGATTAGGTTCTCATTCCTCCTTGATTCTCAAATCCATCCCCTTCTATTTGCACCGGAGCATGCACCGTGATCTTTTGAGTCAAGCGGAGGAGCTCCATTCGCGAGACTTGCCCCTGAATGCTCGTGTTCAAGAGTTGAATAGAGTTGGTTGCTGATTGACACGCGCTACTTGAATAAACATAAGACACTATACATCGaatgttttttaattttatatatatatatatatatctatatagtTGTTGAGATTATGAGGGAGTTTAAGATAATCTTTTAGATTTGTCCAAATGAGGTAaaacccaaaaagaaaaaacaaaccGAATGTATTAAGACAAACCAACCTAGGTGTCGTAATAAAATCCCCATATCCACTCATAGGATTCGTTTGTGGGTGCACATGAAAAATCTATTTGGTTCTTGTTATCATCATCACAATGATGCAAGCAATCATTGTTGTAGCTGACTTTTCtagttttttcttctttttttttttttgggggggggggggggggggcggggGAGGAAGGTGTATATATAAGAAAGGGGCGAAGGACCACAGGTTGCagtgaaagaaaaattttatgattCCGTCACGAAACCGTTAAGTCCCACTTACAATTATCAAGTTGGAGTGAAAAGTGAGTCCCCTGCTATCAAGAGAGAGAATAGTACAGTGATGCACCTCTCGTCTAGTGATTAAGAGATCTCAGGTTCGATATTTAGTGAGACTATCCGTgctcctttattagatatttataatttctattttaatgtACTAGACTCATGAACTTTCCTTacaaccaaaaagaaaaaaagtgagTCCCCTGCTAAATATGGAACCATATTGAATAATTGTTGTTGGAGCCATAAGGAAATCGTGGAAATACCTCATGCTGAACccattttgcattttcttctttccttccaTATAAGATCATCATGACAAGAATACACTACCCAGAGCAGTGAAATAAAAGATAAGCTCGATGGTATGAGCTGGTTATTCTGCCCTAGTTCCGGAGATGCACCGTCAGGTTTCCTCTGCGAACACATTAAGCTCGTATACATATGCTAAGGTGGCCACTAGATCAAAGAGACAATAccaaaagaccgaagaacgaAGGaagtaaagaaaaagaaatatatagtATTGAGGTTATAAAGTTTCTAATGTAGAGTTTGAGATTTCAGACGAGAGCATTCGGGTAAAAGCCATTGGAGTTCCTGCATCAGACTCTCATCCTCTTGACATCGTTCCCTGGTACACTAGCATCATTCGCATTGCCTTGACCCGGTGCAGCCGATTGCTCTTGGACCTGCTGCAAAAGGCAAATATTGGTATAGCAAAATATAGCAACTGGACAGTACATAAACTTAGGGACCTGAATATTTCTAAACCGCTAATGTAAttcaagtaaatttttttgttactaATGCGTTTTGGTTTGCAAAAGAAGATGGTACTCACGATTTCATCAGGAACCCGTGCGTATCTCTCTGATGGAGACACCCAAGACTTTCCTGCTCAAGCAAATCCAACCAGTGAGATGAgaccaaaataaaatttctttcacGGTATccataagaagaaaaaggttttttttttttttggctgcaAATGATACGAGCGGAGCGAGAGCAGAGCACCTGATGATGAGTCGATATTCGAGGACTGAATCTTCTGTCCACTCGATCCATCGACACTTAGAGCCTCTACAATCTTTGGCACATTTCTTGACATTGTAATGATTCGGTGTGAACACAAGTCAGTGTAAATGTGTAATGGACTAAAATCCGATCAGATTGCTCATGGGAGATTCTACCAATAGATGTCATGATGATGAATCTATGTGAAAGAGATGAATACTGAGCATGCATGCTCTTAAGAGAAATCACTTACCCGTCAATACATTCTCCATGCCCGAGCTGTCCGTTTGTGCCTCTTCCCCAAGAAAATAGATTGTGTCTATCAGTAACAGCTAATGTATGCCTCCACCCACATGACACATAGACCACTTTCTGCCTCAAAAGAAAATGGCCCATAATAAACTGAATTAAGAAAGACAAGACAAGAGAAAGCAAGAGCAGAACTCAGCTACTACAATATCTCAACTATAGAGGAAGGTTACAGGAGCATGCCTGATCATTTGGCAACTTGATATGCATGGGAGCACAATAATCGGCATTATCGCCAGTTCCAACCTGTCCAAACTGCTCAGGAACAAGAAGGCAGTCATAAGGAGTGATTTTTAAGATCAGAAACCTGAAGAACTCCAAATGCTTCAATAGATTAAATCAAACTAACAAGTTCTCAACCTTATTCCAACCCCAGCCATAGAGTTTTCCATCAGAGGTGAGTGCCATTGTGTGTCGCCAACCCCCCGACAcctgaaaaaaggaaaatggaagAGTTAAAAGGATGCACATGCAAAGCTAACACATTTTGCCAGGGCAGTTATTGTTTTTCAGTCAACAGATCAGCACATAGATGGATGAACGGAGGGGCAGTTCAAGAGTATTTCTGAGTTTCTGGGATGAAAGTAAGAAAAGTTAACGTTAGTTTCTTCATGACAGAGTTACATAACGACTCATCAGAAGTTCAAGAAAATAGAGATACAACTGCACTGTCATCCCCCCTGATCCCATCACTGAACAGAGAGGTCGAAATTTAAGCTTGGAAAATGTAAGAACTCCTTTATATTTCAACAGTTGTTAAggttttcatttcaaatatttttttattctcttttttcctttaaaaacaAATGCAACTGAAACAAAATCTCACCTGAGAAATGAAACTATCACGTAGTGCTTCAAGTTTATGGGGGATGAGGTGATCCTCAAAATCCCCTTGCCCTAGTTGACCATATTTACTCCACCCGTAAGTGTATAAGCCACCTGAAGCAGAAACAGATATCGTGTGTCGCCACCCACAAGCAACAAGAACCATCTCCTCCCCCTGCAACTCGAAGTTGTTAATGAACCATGGAGAGAATTACCAAAGCAAGCATATATAAGATGAGAATATGAAACATCGGACAATTCAATCGTACATGAACAGAAGAAACTTTCTCTGGTATGGACCTGTCATTTCTGTCACCCAAGCCCAGGTTTCCATAGCGACCCCATCCCCATCCATAAAGCTCCCCATCATCCGTTATAGCAGCTGTGTGTTCAGCTCCAGCAGCAACCATTTTTACGGACAGGCCCTGTTAGCATTAATCAGCAAGAGCAGAAGATGTGTTCATCGTCTGCTAACACCTATAAGCCTTCTGACAATGAAAATACTAATAAACTCCGGAGTTGATGGTGAAATCATGTTTAATGATAAAATTGTCCAACATAGAGGAATGAAGATTGTGCACCCGAAAAGCTTGGATCTTTTGTGGCATGAGAGAGTCCTCGGTGTGGCCAAGACCAAGTTGACCATTTTGATTTCTCCCCCAGCTTCAATGGGATCAAGACAAGAGCTCATGAATAATCTCAACAACAATGACATGCTCAAGCTAACCCAAAAACTCGGCATGAATAGGAGTTGATGAAAGATGAACAACTGCACATATGAAGAGCTTGTACTTTACAGAAACAGGGAATAAAGAAGAGTTCAATGGAGCTTCGAGTTCGACCTAATGGCTTCTCCGTTTCTTCATATTCTATCTCCTAAGTGCTCAACTCAAGAGGCCCAGGAGCCTAATTGAGCTTATCTtataacttttaattttcaaatgggTTAACCACCTATAAAAGCACGGCCTTTacactttttcctaaatatagcatgacCTTTGAAAAGTAGCATAAAAAGGCACGACCTTTGCACTTTTTCCTGAATATAGCatgatctttaaaaaatagtaaagaAAGGCACGACCTTCATGCACGATCTTCCTTTTTAACGTGTCAAAATCACCGCTAAACATGAATGTCTTGTCTTTttatgctattttttaaagtttttgttatattcaagaaaaagtgcaaaggtCGTGCATTTTTGCGTTACTCTCcaggtcgtgctatatttagaaaaaaatacaaaggtCGTGCATTTATGTGCTATTTTCTAAATGTCggttatatttaagaaaaaatgaaaaagtcgTGCTTTTTCTGGGTGATTAACGCCTCACATCTTAAATATACCCACTTCCAGGTTATCTTAGATCTTGAGATCAAGCGCTAGTGAAGGCAAACCCATCTTGAGCTTTCTCGAGCCAGAGTTTATCCGAGATTGTAAAAGTAAGACAAGCCAAGTTGTCAAGATTAAGCATGATGAAAATCACTTCCTGCTGGTTTTGAAGATTAGTAGTTAAAATTCTAACAAGTATGGCTACGGACGTATTGCTTCTTATAGATAAAATTCTAACAAGAGACAATCAATACAAACCTCTGCACTTCCCCTTCCATGGTCACTGCCAAACAATGGCTGTCCCCACAAGCAATTTGTTTAATCCTCAAACCATGCAATGCTTTGACTGGCTGGGGAGTAAACAAGTCACTAGAGTTGCCATGTCCCAACCTCCCAAAGTCGCCCCTGAGAAAGATCAGAGAGCAGTTGAAACATTCATAGTTTCGACGTACTCTATAgttcagaagaagaagaagaagcaataATAAAATAGTAAGACCAACCATCCCCAACTGTATACTTCTAAACGGGACTCAGAGTATGCGATCGTGTGGTCAGCTCCGCAAATAACAGAAACTACTTCATGACCATCAAGTGCATTCAGCTGTGTAGGGAAAAGGCGATCCTCGGCATCCCCATGACCCAGTTGCCCATCTTCTCCACGGCCCCAAGAGCAAATGGCATTTCCCGCTGCAAAATCATGAATAAATTATCATTTATTGCTCAGCCAGAACAACGTTTGGGATTTTCATGATATTTGCTGTTTGAGCTAAAAAAAGTGCCATACTGAGGTATAATGAACAGACCATGGCTCTTCAatctatttcctttttccttaaCATCTTTAGGTTTTTGTTCTTACTGACTTGGAAGTATAATAGAATCTACCCAAGATGCTCGACCagtaatttcattaattagaCAGTCAACGAGTTTAGAGGATAATTGTCCAAACAATCATTTCCACAGTTCCTTGACTTGTCTTTCTCTTTACTGTACAGACTcagggacaaaaaaaaaaaaaggaaggagacGCAATATATAACAGCAGAAAAAGGTGCAAGACACTTATAGGTGGAACTACAAAACGCACAGAAACAAACGATTAACGGTTCTAATGTGAATAATCACAGTACCCTTTTATATACCATACagtaattgagaaaaaagaaatatcaaCAAAAAGGAAAGCAAATGTAGATTCAAATGATCGACTGTGCAATTGACCAACTATTATAAGCAACACTGCCATCAAATTCATGCACCAAACAGGACGTCCTAGTGCACATTGAACTGACCGCAAAATTGCCTGCGACCTTAATTGTTAAAATAGACTAAACG of the Punica granatum isolate Tunisia-2019 chromosome 6, ASM765513v2, whole genome shotgun sequence genome contains:
- the LOC116210718 gene encoding auxilin-related protein 2-like, translating into MNDFEGLLPPDYGFKPQGKSAPMAGSRATSSSNPRSSSRASVGSYGIDPDSLFGARGNQKSQAFDEFGDIFRKPEARKGGNSSAHADSSPPVFDKPVYDDDIFDGVPGLKTSNSVNYENVFAPKKESGSGRFDDLVAGLGKKEDYSKGKGSKNADFDDLLPGFSGSSSSTQRQTKESDWSSRPTMNSNKKMDDPFAGVGSTSPHVASSSGLYTDPLEEISKLSNSGSARSNEQSAMNKGSNDDLDPFDSIRKSMPSLSTEKINGAKDESPLRTDGSSGDSNRFSVRSAGTHSRGTTHVDRARESQSTFFNMPTFSNSTRQSTSHSASYPSQENGISTEANIQADDVGSSDEVWLTVSEIPLFTQPTKAPPPSRPPPPRPVRPSKTGSSSFGSRNGKFPSSSQQFTGSKPVPPANRSSVASSIDELEDFAKGRSRNNNSDDLTNGLSTEELDMHSDAAASAAAMKEAMERAEAKFRHAKEMRERENSRAARSRESVQLEKDESVEDIFRDKQERLEREQLQREKDEEERERRRLEKEREREEQEREQRRIERERARQAVERATREARERAAAEALLKAERAAVGKAQTDARERAERAAVQRAQAEARERAANEAKERAERAAAEARDREMREKAAEARVRAERAAVERAAAEARERAAKEAREKAAAAARASQQKNANDLDSIFNMGSQAPRPRASASDPAFNGQFQTRQGHAAAKTSATATSNIKKAASTANIVDDLTSIFGGAAPSGEFQEVEGETEERRRARLERHQRTQERAAKALAEKNQRDLQTQREQEERHRIAETLDIEIKRWAAGKEGNLRALLSTLQYVLWPECGWQPVSLTDLITGAAVKKVYRKATLCIHPDKVQQKGANLQQKYIAEKVFDLLKEAWNKFNSEELF
- the LOC116211810 gene encoding ultraviolet-B receptor UVR8 isoform X1 is translated as MAVEEAERGTEVAPAPQVPPRRVLLISAGASHSVALLSGNAICSWGRGEDGQLGHGDAEDRLFPTQLNALDGHEVVSVICGADHTIAYSESRLEVYSWGWGDFGRLGHGNSSDLFTPQPVKALHGLRIKQIACGDSHCLAVTMEGEVQSWGRNQNGQLGLGHTEDSLMPQKIQAFRGLSVKMVAAGAEHTAAITDDGELYGWGWGRYGNLGLGDRNDRSIPEKVSSVHGEEMVLVACGWRHTISVSASGGLYTYGWSKYGQLGQGDFEDHLIPHKLEALRDSFISQVSGGWRHTMALTSDGKLYGWGWNKFGQVGTGDNADYCAPMHIKLPNDQKVVYVSCGWRHTLAVTDRHNLFSWGRGTNGQLGHGECIDGNVPKIVEALSVDGSSGQKIQSSNIDSSSGKSWVSPSERYARVPDEIQVQEQSAAPGQGNANDASVPGNDVKRMRV
- the LOC116211810 gene encoding ultraviolet-B receptor UVR8 isoform X2, giving the protein MAVEEAERGTEVAPAPQVPPRRVLLISAGASHSVALLSGNAICSWGRGEDGQLGHGDAEDRLFPTQLNALDGHEVVSVICGADHTIAYSESRLEVYSWGWGDFGRLGHGNSSDLFTPQPVKALHGLRIKQIACGDSHCLAVTMEGEVQSWGRNQNGQLGLGHTEDSLMPQKIQAFRGLSVKMVAAGAEHTAAITDDGELYGWGWGRYGNLGLGDRNDRSIPEKVSSVHGEEMVLVACGWRHTISVSASGGLYTYGWSKYGQLGQGDFEDHLIPHKLEALRDSFISQVSGGWRHTMALTSDGKLYGWGWNKFGQVGTGDNADYCAPMHIKLPNDQKVVYVSCGWRHTLAVTDRHNLFSWGRGTNGQLGHGECIDGNVPKIVEALSVDGSSGQKIQSSNIDSSSGKSWVSPSERYARVPDEIVQEQSAAPGQGNANDASVPGNDVKRMRV
- the LOC116210719 gene encoding amino acid permease 4-like isoform X2, whose protein sequence is MGDHVHGISIDGSSSNRFEPFDDDGRIRRTGTIWTASAHIITAIIGSGVLSLAWAIAQLGWIAGPSVMILFAIVSYYTAVILADCYRTGDPVSGKRNYTYMDSVRSILGGAHVPTCGLIQYLNLFGIMVGYTIAASISMMAIKRSDCFHESGGKNPCHMSSNPYMIMFGLVETLLSQIPDFDQVWWLSIVASIMSFTYSSVGLALGIAKVAATGNFRGSLTGISVVSVGQTQKIWRSFQALGDIAFAFSFSFILIEIQDTLRSPPSEAKTMKKATLISTTTTTVFYMLCGCMGYAAFGDHAPGNLLTGFGFYNPFWLLDIANAAIVVHLVGAYQVFCQPIYAFVEKWAAQKWPDNELLSKEFKLQIPGFLRPYSVNIFKLVWRTVFVILTTVISMLLPFFNDIVGILGALGFWPLTVYYPVEMYITQKEIPRWSFSWVCLELLSIACLMVSVLAAAGSVAGVMLDLRVYKPFEMSY